CGTGGCAGGCTGGCGTTCACCCGACGCCCAAAACCGCGTAGGAATTCGCCTTTACGTTCCGAACGAAGATGGGTCGCAATGGACCAAGCACACGGTGGATGACAATCAAATGGCGTGCGAAGATCTACGCCTTGCCGATCTGGATGACGATGGTCAAGCTGAAATCATCGCAGCCGGTCGTGCGACGAACAACTTAGTCATCTATTGGAATGATTCACAAAAGAAATAGCCTGACGGCGTTGAATTCCCCGGCTGTCGGATGGAGGGTCCGACGGCTTCCTGACCAACGCCTCATTCCAATAGAAGGAAAAGATCGGTCGATCCGTCTAGGATCCAAGATAACGATCGATCACCGAGGCTCTACGGAAATGCGGGCGAGGAACAGTCTGGGGCGCTCCAGGCTGTTTTTCCTGAATCCACTGATAATACTCACTCATCTTAAGATCTGCGGCAGCCGCCTGATCAAGAAAACAGATTATGTCCTCGTGCAACTGCAAGGCGCTTGCGGTGACCATACTGGTGACTGGACCTTCAATCGCTGCGGCAACCGCCGAGGCCTTATTTTGTCCGGCCGCCATCAGCAAAATCCGCCGCGATTCCAGGATCGTCCCGACCCCCATCGTAATCGCATAGGCTGGGACGTCTTCCGCCTTTTCGAAGAAGCGAGAATTATCTTCGATGGTCGACCTCGCAAGGGTCTTAATGCGAGTGCGTGACCCGAGCGAACTGGAGGGTTCGTTGAAGGCGATGTGACCATCCGTTCCAATTCCCAGAATTTGCAGATCGATCCCACCGCACTCGACAATCCTTTTTTCATACCATTGACAAAACGCCTGGTAATTATCGGTAGTTCCCGATGGGATGTAGGTATTTTGCGGTGGAATATTGATATACTGAAACAAATTACGGTGCATGAAATAGTGGTAACTCTGCGGATTATTTCGCGTGAGACCCACATACTCATCCAGGTTAAAAGTGGTGGCCTGAGAAAAATCCAACCCTTCTTCTCGATGTAGCCGCACGAGCTCTTGATAAAGCGAAAGGGGCGTACTTCCCGTCGCAAGCCCCAAGACGGCATTCGGTTTCGAGTTCAGTGTTTTGGCAACCACACGTGCGGCAGCTTTTCCCATGCTTTCATAGGAATCATTAATTACAACTTCCATTTACACTCCTTGCCCAAACTCACAAATCCTAATTCACCACTACTTGCACCCGCTATTGGAACATCAGATCGTTCGGATTTCCTCGGGACAACAGATAAGCAATTAAGTCCAAGACTTCCTCCTGATTCAATGTATCCAAAAGTTTATCAGGCATAAGCGACGTGCGCGAAGGGGTTTGTTCTTCGATGTCGCCCTTACGAACGACTTCCACTTGGTTAGCATCTTCGGCGTTCGTCTGGACGGTCAATTCGTCATCGTTCTCAGCAACCACACGTCCTGATATCACCTTGCCTTGCGACGTTTCAATCACGCTCGCCCGATACTGGTCAGAGATCACCTTGCTCGGATCGACCATTGCCTCGGCCAAATCCCGAACACTGAAGCGACCATTCACGCTGGTCAGATCAGGTCCTGTGGCACCTCCGCGCCCATCAAATCGGTGACAAGTCATGCACTTTGCCGCTGCGAACATCTTGCGACCATTCTCAAAATCACGTTTTCTCAATCCGGTCGTTGTTGGCCGTTCGCCTTGAGTGGTCGCTGCGGTGACGACATCGGAAATCGTCCAGGGTTTCCCGGGGCCTTGAGCTTTCGGCAGCTCTTCCACGGGGAGTGGCTTAGGTGGCGACTTAGCGACCAAGGCCGCTTTTTCGTCTTCGGAAAGATTTGCCATCGCTTCCTTGCGAATGTTTTCGATGAAGCCGCCGTAGCTGGCACCACCGCTCTTTTTCTTGGCCCTTTCAAGCCAATCAAAATATTGTTTACGTTCCTCAAGCGTCCATCCGTAACGCATATTCCGCAGCATAAATACATACTGCAGCTTCTGCAACTCCGGATGATTCGCCATCATATTGGCAATCGTGCCGCCATAACCTGGGTTACGAGCAAGAAGTTTTTTCATTTGCTCGGCCTGCAACGCATACGGTTCATCCATCAATTTCAATGACTTCTGCACGACCGCAGGCGCATTGAGATAAATCAAGATTCTCGCCAACTCGATATTCACATCGTGGCTTTCACCAGGAAAGTGTGGGTTGATTTTCTCGACCAACGCGGCCGACTGTTTCACATCCGGCTTGCCCAGACGAATAAATACCAACGCGTAGGCACGTAAGACATCCAGTCGCTCAGCTTCCGTGAGCTTCTCAAAATTAATCTGATTCAAGACAGCCAACGCATCAGCACGAGCCGAAGCCAATTCCTCCGCTGAGCCGGCGAGAGCTCGGCTCCCTGCTCGAGCGAGTGCAACGACTGATTGAATACGACCGTTGGCATCTGACATATTCCCGACTCGATCTCGCCATTGATCGAGCGTTTGGTGTTCGAGTGCAACACTGGCGGCGTAACGAATATGACGATCCGAGTGAGAAAGGTTTTTCCAAATGAGATCCATGGTCGCCGCATCCGTCGGCTTGACACTGTTGGAATGATGATACTGTTCAAGCTCTCGACGAAGCTTACGTAAATCGGCTCCCACCTGATCATGCCCGCTTGTTAAAGTCGTTTTTTCATCGCCCTGATAAGTCACTCGATAAAGAGCTGATTGCGTTCCTCGTCCACCCACGGTGAAATACATCGCTCCATCATCACCGATCACCGCATCCGTTAAGGGCAACGCAACACGAGCGACGAACTCTTCTTTCTGACCGACATAGCTGGCTCCCTCGGGTTTCAAGTGCACAGCGTACATCGTGCCGAAAGTCCAGTCGAGTAGGTAGAGAGCTCGTTGATAGTTGGCAGGAAACTTAGCTCCTGTTCCAAAAGCCACACCGACCGGCGAGCCCGGACCGATGTCCACAGCTGCAGGCAAACTATCGACATTGTAGCTGGGCCATTTGCCCGTTCCGCTGCGCCAGCCAAAATCACTGCCGCTGACCGCGTGCATCGCGCGCGTGGGCCGGTACCAGGGTGTTCCCAGATCCCACTCCATATCCGCGTCGTAGGCAAACAATTCACCCTCAGGATTGAAATCCAAATCGTACGCATTGCGATAGCCAACACTGACAATTTCCCAATGTTTTCCATCGGGATCCGTTTTGGCAATCCAGCCCCCCGGAGCCAGTTTATTTCGAGCATGCCCATTAGCATCCCACTGCCTCGGCAACAGAAGATCCTCACCCCAATTCGACAACACTCGGCTGGCGTCGAAATCCGCAGGAGGATCGGTATGGTTCCCGCAGATCACATAGATCGATTTGCCGTCAGGAGACAAACGAATCGCGTGTGGACCATGTTCTCCACCGCCTTTTAACTGCTTGAGCTTCACAACTTCGTCGAATTGATCATCGTTGTTGGTATCTTTCGCACGGTAGAGACCACTTCCCGGGCCACCGTTCACGCAAAAGAAAAGACTGTCGAAGGCATGCAACATGCCCTGAGCCGACGTCATTGCCACGTCCAGCTTTTCGACTCGGGTTGGCTGATCGCTTCCAATCGGTGCCGGCATGATGCGATAAATCCCTTTGTCCCCCTGGTCGCTGGCAAGCAATCGCCCCTGGTCATCCTTCGTTAAACTCACCCAGGAACCTTGCTTGTCTTTTGGCACGCTGTAAAGCAATTCCACTTGAAACCCCGGCTGCAGCACAAAGGGCTTGCTGTCGGTCGCCGGAGACTCACCAATCACCTGCGAATCGGCCACGGTGGGCATTTGTTCGCTCCAACCATCCGATTCCGTTGCTGAGAGCAAGCGCGAAAGAGTCGGGATTAGCAGCAAAACAACACAACAAACACAAGATCGAATCGTATACGAATGCAACGTACTCGAATTCATCGGGCAGGCTCTCCTTCGTTGAGTCAGTGATTCTCGCTACGCGAGCACGGGGATGCAATTGGTGGGCTAGGTTGTTGGTCCATAATTTTAAGGGCATTCCTACACGATTTAAAAGCCGAGAATTTGCTCATTCGCCGAAACATGCGTGAAGTGATCGGAACAACTTGCGGTTCTTCAAGGTGAACAAAGAGTTGTTCACTCGCTTTCCGCAGGGCGATTGGGCCGTTTTGGTATCGTGATCTGCGTGAAGCAGCTAAACTTAGACGAAGAGGCTAACATCGCGGCGGTAGGCTTTTCCCGAGTTTGCTTCGCTTGAATTGTGATTGTGTAGGAACACCATGTTTTTTTCTCGAGCAAACGATGGCTCCCGCATCCGACGACTTTCACCGATCCACGACTGGTCATTCGTGTCGGTATTCCTTGCTCTGGCATTCCTAACTGGCTTGCCAAAGCAAAGCGCCGCTCAAAATGAGTCGTTAACTTACAGTTACAGCAATTTACTCGATGGAAATCTCGAACTGGCGAGCCAATTCGAACCCTTCGAGATGGTTTTAGCCGTGGAAGAGGGTTTAGGTCTGTGGGCAAACTACATCCCGCTCGACTTCATTGAGCAGCCGGACGGGGGAAACGACGAGATCAACGACGCACCCTATCTCGACAACGGCCTTCCTCAGATTCGCATCGGACACCACGGAATCGATGGGAACACGCTTGCACACGCCTATTCTCCGGGCGGAAACGGCCTGTCGTACGACGTTCACATGGACAGTTCCGACCGACGGTGGACTGAGCAATTTTTCCTTACCGTCGTCACCCACGAGTTGGGGCATACGATTGGGATCGATCATATTGATCAAAAAACGGCGATCATGAACACGACGCTGGGCTCGGCCAACGGGAACCTGCTGCCCGGAATTGGCGACGGCTACTTGTTCCAAGCCGACATTGATGCCGCCCAGGCAATCTGGGGCGTCGGAGCGGGGCAAGTCGTCACCAAACGGGTCTGGACCGGCGGAAACTCGACGAATTGGAGCACCCACGAAAATTGGGATCAAGGATGGCGACCTACCGCCACCTCCGCTGTCACGATCCAAAATTCCGCCGATCTGCGACTATCGAAAGAGGAAACGATTCGTTCGTTGACCGTGGGAGGGGGCAAAACAAAGCTTGAAATCAATCGCAATGGCAAATTGAGCGTGCGTGATGACATGCTCCTGGGTTCGTTGATTGGAGGAGACGAACTCGTCTCGGAGGGCGACACAGCTCGCGTTCGAGTCGCAACCAACTCCAGCCTTGAGAACGAGTGGTTCGATCCGAACTTTGACGATTCAGCCTGGGACCAGGGCAGCACGGGCGTTGGTTATGACAATCAACGAGATTTCCGCCCTTTCATTGGAACAGACGTGCGAACCTCCATGCAATATCGCAGATCAAGTTTCTACACTCGGATCGGCTTTGACGTCGAGGACAAAGGAGATCTCGAGTATTTGGGACTTTTCATGCGGTATGATGACGGCTTCGTCGCCTACCTGAACGGTGTCGAGATTGCTGCTGCCAACGCGCCCGATCAACTCGCCTGGAATTCGGAGGCGGATGGCCAGCGTGATGACGAGGATGCCATCATTCCGCAACTCTTCGAAATCTCGGACGCGTTGCCGCTACTTGTGGAGGGTCGAAATCTACTCGCAATCCAGGGACTCAATGTATCGAGAAGCAGCTCAGACCTGCTCGTTTCACCTCAAATCGTGAGCGGAGTCATCGATCACGAGGTGCTAATCGACCGCGGTACGTTGGACATTTCGGGAGATCTGGTCCTGTCTGACGCGTCGGCAAGCCGTGGCAACCTAGTTGTGAATGACGGTTTACTTCGGGTGGCTGGAGACCTGACGAGCGGTGAGGGGCAATCCAACTTAGAGCTTCGTGGCGGCACCGTGCGAGTCGAGGGAAATACAACCCCCGCAGTTCTCATCAGCCAGCGTAGCGAGACAAAATATTGGATTCCCCAAAATGGCGACCTCGGTCTCGATTGGGCTGAAACAGAGTTCGATGACGGAAATTGGGATGCAGGACCTTTCGGCATCGGCTACGACGAGGACGCGGACTATGACCGCTTCCTCGACACCAACATTGAGTCCGAAACCCAGGATGAAAATAGCTCGTTCTACACGAGAACCGAATTCGAGATCGCGAATGCAAGTGACGTGAACGAGCTGATGCTCAAAATGCGATTTGACGATGGCTTTGTCGCATTCCTCAATGGCAAGCGAATCGCCGAGGCGAATGGCCCCAACAATCTGCGTTGGAATTCCCGAGCGACTCGCTCCACCGATGACGATAACAACATCCATTGGCAAGAGTTCGATTTGAGCGAACATGTGGACATGCTGCAGAGTGGCACCAATGTCTTGGCAATCCAAGGACTGAACGTCAACTCCGATAGCTCCGATCTACTTGTGCTCCCCGAACTGTCTTGGCGGCAAATTGGCGGGAAAATCTCCGTTGACAGTGTAGATTTTTACGAAGGGCAGATCCTCGACGCCGAATTGATTGAAGCCACATTTCGTCATCAGGCGGGCACCTTCTCCCCCAGCCAGCCCAGCTCTAACGGTTCGCAACCCGGGCAACTCACCGTCATTGGCGCCTACGTCATGAAGAACGAAGCGACGCTAGAAGTCAACGTCGATGGCAAGACGCTTGACCAGCACGATTCACTGATTGTCAACGGATTGATACAACTCGCGGGAACTCTATCGGTCGCCGTCAATGAAAACGGAGGCAGCTACACAGAACCCGACACGGCAGGTGAGTCAGATCAAATCATCCTGATAACGGCCGATAATATTGAGGGGAAATTCGATACCCTGCTTTACAACGACCAACCGCTTGTCGGACACCAGCAAGCTGGACTATTTAGAAGCCTACAACAAAGCAATACCGAGGTTTCTCTGATCAGCTATCGAGCCTTCCACGGAGATGCAGACGGCGACGGGAAGTTCAATTCGTCGGACTTCATCCAGATTTTCCAAGCGGCTGAATACGAGGATGATATCAGCCAAAACTCAGATTGGACCGAAGGCGATTGGTCGGGCGACATGGAATTCACCACCGAGGACCTCGTGCTCGCACTTCAAACGGGTCGTTACGAAAGTGATCCGGCTTTCGCCATCGCCGTTCCGGAGCCCAGTAGCGGCCTGTGGATCGGCTTTCTTCTCGTCTTGGGCTGCCGGCGACACGCTCATCGACGACGCAACGCTTCCTAGAAATCCCACCCATCAAAACCTGAGACCACAAGCGTCTGAATTAAGTCGATAATTTCGATCAGCGCGTTATAGTGGAATCTCGGGTCCAGTTACTTGTCATTGGGAGGGTGCCAAAAATGACACTTCGTTTCGCGATTGGTTTGATCGCATTAATCGCCTTCAGCCTTGCTGCCAAGCGGGCTGTCGCCGAAGAATTTACTGTCCAGCCCGGCGATTTCCCCGAGTCATCTTCTGTTGGCGTTAAACTGTCCGCACTCATCTCCAGAGACTCTGACGACTCTGCCCTCTCAGGACGAGCCACCATCGACCTGATCTGGGAGGATGGTGAGATCAGCCAAGCGACAATCGTCGACATGGAGTTGGAACTCGACGACAAAATCGATTTATCGCTGCTTTTTGGTACTTTTTCAGGAACGATCGAGCCAGGTGCTGCAAAAGTCCGAATGCTGGAACCCGGTTTTTCCACCCCAGTGACGAGTAATCAGTTCAGCCAAATTGAAAACGAATTCATCTTGGAAGGCGAAATCTTACTGAACGACGAAGTTTACAACATCGAAGATTTCGGCCCAATCTTTGCCGATTTGAATGACATCGAAATCCTGACGACCCCCGACATAATTAGCACAAATGCCAACCTCGACTTGTCATTCGACGCATCAGAAGCAGCAGGGGGCATTCCGGTTCAAATCGATGTTCAGGGAAGCGTGCTTGCCACCTACTTACAAGGCGATTTCAACGAGAACAGGATCCTAGATGCCGGCGACATCGACCTAATTGCGACTGCGATTAGCGACGAAAATGACGACTCGATCTACGACCTGACTCGTAACGGAATCGTCGATGAGGCGGACCGCGTCTACCTTGTTCAAGATCGTTTACAAACCTCTTTTGGCGACGCTAATCTCGATGGCCAATTCAACTCAGTCGACTTTGTAGTCGTTTTTCAACGCGGCCAGTACGAAGACGAAGTGCCCTTAAACTCTGGCTGGGCCGACGGCGATTGGAATGGAGACGCAGAGTTTAATTCCAGCGACCTCGTTGTCGCGTTTCAAGGCGGCGGTTGGTCGAATCAAGCTAACAAAGGCGCCCTGGTACCCGAACCGAGTTGCGTGACCCTGCTGCTCCCCGTAAGCCTACTAATCTGGACACGAATTCGACGCCAGTAAGTCCCTGGTTAAGCGACACTTTCCCCCACACCATTTTTGAGTCGCCTCAGCTTGTTCATAACGGCTCGTAACTTCGGCCTATCCGCAGAATGCAATCACTCGCGCGTTCCAGCCCGCCAATCGTTTCTGAAAGGGCAAGCGGCAGAAGCTGAACCCGAGGATCGCAACGCGACAACACCCGGTGGGCGACTTCGATGCGCAATCGATCGATCGAGTTGCAATTTCTGAACACGCTCGTCTCGTCCGACCCCATACGGCGATGTAGCAGTAGGCGTAAATCACGTTTCCACCCATCTAACCGCCTCTCTACTGATCGCTTCCGCTTCCGCGAGGCAATCCGGCCCAAAGGCTTTGAAGACAGCGTGAGTGGCTTCTCCCTCATGACAAAACAACAACGCCCGGTGGGCGATTTCGATGCGCAATCGATCGATCGAGTTGCAATTTCTGAACAGGCTCGTCTCGTCCGACCCCCAACGGCTCTTTAGCAGCAGCGGTAAATCCCGTTTTCTAACTGAGAGTTTTTGGTTTTGCCCTCTTATGACGTTGCTGTTTCGATCCGCTTGAAAAGTCAACCGCTTCCTCCCCGCAGGTCTCCGTTTCCAGCCTCAATGCCGATCGGGATCGGTGCTTTACCGAGGCAACGATGACATTTATTTGTCACTCGGATTACTTGAGAGGATCATGATGCAACACTTCCACTTCAACAGAGACGGTCACGCCGCCGGGGGTGGCTTGCCTGCTCCTCAAAAAGCAAAAGAGAAACACCCCATGACGTTTGGCTACCGGTGAAGCAAGTCAACGAACTGGCCGGAGAGGATATTGCGCGAGTGCACACAGACAGAAGCTTCTTAGCTTTTCGGTCGAAAACTGGGGAAAAAGCGGAAACGGTCCACACTTTTGCGATCTAGGCAATTAACCGAGCACGGGTCACGCGAAGCAGCCCGAAAAGTTCTCCCCAACCGCCCAAATCTCGCCTCAAAAACTCAATACGGCACCGTTTTCAAACAAGAAATCATTCAAAAAGCGGCTGTCCCTCCGACGTTTCCTTGTTTTGACCTCCAATCCAAAAAAAATCTTAAATCGTTTCAAATATTGGACTTACGCCCATCAAAGGCTGCGTAACCGGGGGGAATTCCAAGATTTCTCGGAACAGTTCAAAAAAAGGCTTGCAATGCCGGCACCGATTACATAGATTGGTTGAAGTTGACGGGTTTTAATGTCTTACATCGGAACGCCAATGATTCTTATTTTGGTTTGAGTTCATCCACCGAGCAAAAACGTTCCTGAAGCGGATGAACCTCTATTCCCAAGCGTGTGTTGTTTTTTGACACCGCTGTGAATGACATGAGGTGCCTTGCGTACCTCGCCTTAGACAAGATCTTTTTCTCGCGACCCTCCACGTTGCATTTCAACTTGTATTGTTGTGGCGCCTGAATCGATCCTTCATATGTTTGGGAATTTTGCCTGCGCTGCTGCAGGAACTTAAGCGTTTTTTTAGTAAATCAAATGGTAAAGATTTTTTTTCTAGCCGAGAAGGAAGATTGCAATGCGAAAGATCCAAGTACTCGCCCTGACGTTAGTAGCCTGTGTTGCGTTAACATCCGCCGCCAGTGCAACAACTGTTATCACTTACGACCCAGGCGACGGCAATCTAAATGCTGCAAACGCCGTTGAAGGTATCACCACGCTCGAGATCAAATCGGCGGGTGGAAACTTCATTCCTGCTAATGTAACCGGTGGCATAATTCTGCCTCCGTTCGACACGATCACAGCTAACAAGTTGTTCGTGTTGAAAACAGATGGTTTCAACGACATCAACTTTGGTAACGTTGTAACGCCCGGTTTAAACCTCGACCAACTCGGTGCGGACATGTCGATTGACGGTTCGCTCAAGCAAGGTGGCGGTCTCGCTGGTGACGGTCCTGGCCCCTCGGAAGGTCTTGATATCGTTGTCGTTCCAGAGCCCGGTAGCATTGCCTTGATCGGCTTTGGTCTTCTCGGTCTACTCAGCTTCCGACGCAAGCGATAAGATCGCTGCAAACATGGAAGCCTAGAGTAATGCAAGACGAAAAACGCCCAACCCGAACCGGTTGGGCGTTTTTTTATTGCCACTCAGCAACTCTTTTAACATCCGCGGTTGCTAGGCAACCACGATGTATCGACTCCCAGTCATTTACCTCTGCTTTCCAGCAACTGCAACTCAGAAACTTAAGTCAATTCGTTTCCCGTTGCCCGAAATGATCAACCTGCTGGAACTCTGATCGCGGCAAACCAAGTGGAGAATCTCATCCCGCTTCAAATCAAGTCGGCTGGTGGATACTTTATTCCTGACAATCAAACCCCTGGCGTACCCCTACCTCCGCTCGGTGCGCCCACAGCCAACAAGCTGTTCGTGCTAAAAACAGGCGAGTTTAACGAAATCAACTTCGAAAATGTCGGAACTCCTGGCCTGAAACTCGAGGAGCTGCAGGATGACATGTCCATTTATGACTCGCTGAAATACGGCGGCAGGCTCGCTGGCGACCGGTCAGACCCGTCGAAAGGCATGGTCAGCATGCTGGTACCCAAACCAGGCACTGCCCTTTTCTGCGGTCTGGAACTGCTCGCGTTATCCTGTTTCCGACGCCAGTATTCTTAAAAATGCCGCCGTCTGCCCGGAGCGACAGCGATTTCCCGAAAAACGATTACTAACGTTAACAGGGAATCTGACCGCATCTGTCATTACGTTCTGAATCGACGCATTCTTCAACGGCGTTTGAAATTACGACCAGAACTGACAAACGGGAAAGACCCACTGCATTCCGATGGGCGCCAACCATTTCAGCAATCGAATCGCTGCCAGCTAAGGAACCAGAGACAAGCGGGCGAAAGACATCCCTGCCCAACACGGCAATCAAAGGTGACTGCGACCAGAAATCCGGGCTGAGGACAGTGAAGAGAAGCCAGAAACGAGCGGCAATACCGGCCATTCACGCTTAAAACAAACCGCCAGCTTGGCAACTCTTACTCGAAACCCTTCCGAGGAGCTTTAACGACTGAGGCTCCTCACGAATGGACCTCTTCAGCCAACGAGATGCTTTGCTGATTCGCGACGCCGCTCTGACGAATCAGAACGCACGCCATTTTCCTCGAGCTTTTGCTCAAGCTCCTGAATCTCATCGGCAATATCGTGGTATCGGCCATGGATATCAAAAGCAATCCAGCCTAAATAGACGTTGAAACCAATTGAGGCAAACAGTCCCAACATGGTCAACAATAGCGGCCACCAGCGATCACTGCTCTCCTCCGTCACCGAAGTTACGACGTCCACTTTGGCCGCGAGTTCGTTTTCAGTTGTTGTTTCTTGCGTCCCAGGCAACGGTTGGGAATCACCACTTCGATTTGCAGCGGCTGGATCCGGGTTTTTGACCGGAACAACGGCGGGTATCTCGTTTGGAGGCGGCGAAATATACTGCTGACCCGAGAACGAACCCTGCGTCACTCTGCTTTCAAAACCTACCTCACTCCTCGTCACCGTCGCCCTCGATTGCGGGGCCACATTCAACGGCGGAGCGGGCCCCAAACCCTGGGGTGGACCAGCTCCCACTGACGGATTCGCGGGCAGTCCACCAGAAATCGAATTGACCGATCCACGACGAAGCGGCTCGTTCGCCACCGAGGCAGAAGGCGAGACGATTCCTGCAGGATTCCTTCCTGAAAGGGCTGCTGCAGGCCCAGCAAGATATTTAGTCGGCGGAGGCGGAGGCAGATCGAGCCCATCAGCGCTCCGCAAGGCTGGAAAGCCGGCATGTGATCTGG
This DNA window, taken from Pirellulaceae bacterium, encodes the following:
- the nagB gene encoding glucosamine-6-phosphate deaminase, producing MEVVINDSYESMGKAAARVVAKTLNSKPNAVLGLATGSTPLSLYQELVRLHREEGLDFSQATTFNLDEYVGLTRNNPQSYHYFMHRNLFQYINIPPQNTYIPSGTTDNYQAFCQWYEKRIVECGGIDLQILGIGTDGHIAFNEPSSSLGSRTRIKTLARSTIEDNSRFFEKAEDVPAYAITMGVGTILESRRILLMAAGQNKASAVAAAIEGPVTSMVTASALQLHEDIICFLDQAAAADLKMSEYYQWIQEKQPGAPQTVPRPHFRRASVIDRYLGS
- a CDS encoding c-type cytochrome; amino-acid sequence: MNSSTLHSYTIRSCVCCVVLLLIPTLSRLLSATESDGWSEQMPTVADSQVIGESPATDSKPFVLQPGFQVELLYSVPKDKQGSWVSLTKDDQGRLLASDQGDKGIYRIMPAPIGSDQPTRVEKLDVAMTSAQGMLHAFDSLFFCVNGGPGSGLYRAKDTNNDDQFDEVVKLKQLKGGGEHGPHAIRLSPDGKSIYVICGNHTDPPADFDASRVLSNWGEDLLLPRQWDANGHARNKLAPGGWIAKTDPDGKHWEIVSVGYRNAYDLDFNPEGELFAYDADMEWDLGTPWYRPTRAMHAVSGSDFGWRSGTGKWPSYNVDSLPAAVDIGPGSPVGVAFGTGAKFPANYQRALYLLDWTFGTMYAVHLKPEGASYVGQKEEFVARVALPLTDAVIGDDGAMYFTVGGRGTQSALYRVTYQGDEKTTLTSGHDQVGADLRKLRRELEQYHHSNSVKPTDAATMDLIWKNLSHSDRHIRYAASVALEHQTLDQWRDRVGNMSDANGRIQSVVALARAGSRALAGSAEELASARADALAVLNQINFEKLTEAERLDVLRAYALVFIRLGKPDVKQSAALVEKINPHFPGESHDVNIELARILIYLNAPAVVQKSLKLMDEPYALQAEQMKKLLARNPGYGGTIANMMANHPELQKLQYVFMLRNMRYGWTLEERKQYFDWLERAKKKSGGASYGGFIENIRKEAMANLSEDEKAALVAKSPPKPLPVEELPKAQGPGKPWTISDVVTAATTQGERPTTTGLRKRDFENGRKMFAAAKCMTCHRFDGRGGATGPDLTSVNGRFSVRDLAEAMVDPSKVISDQYRASVIETSQGKVISGRVVAENDDELTVQTNAEDANQVEVVRKGDIEEQTPSRTSLMPDKLLDTLNQEEVLDLIAYLLSRGNPNDLMFQ
- a CDS encoding matrixin family metalloprotease: MFFSRANDGSRIRRLSPIHDWSFVSVFLALAFLTGLPKQSAAQNESLTYSYSNLLDGNLELASQFEPFEMVLAVEEGLGLWANYIPLDFIEQPDGGNDEINDAPYLDNGLPQIRIGHHGIDGNTLAHAYSPGGNGLSYDVHMDSSDRRWTEQFFLTVVTHELGHTIGIDHIDQKTAIMNTTLGSANGNLLPGIGDGYLFQADIDAAQAIWGVGAGQVVTKRVWTGGNSTNWSTHENWDQGWRPTATSAVTIQNSADLRLSKEETIRSLTVGGGKTKLEINRNGKLSVRDDMLLGSLIGGDELVSEGDTARVRVATNSSLENEWFDPNFDDSAWDQGSTGVGYDNQRDFRPFIGTDVRTSMQYRRSSFYTRIGFDVEDKGDLEYLGLFMRYDDGFVAYLNGVEIAAANAPDQLAWNSEADGQRDDEDAIIPQLFEISDALPLLVEGRNLLAIQGLNVSRSSSDLLVSPQIVSGVIDHEVLIDRGTLDISGDLVLSDASASRGNLVVNDGLLRVAGDLTSGEGQSNLELRGGTVRVEGNTTPAVLISQRSETKYWIPQNGDLGLDWAETEFDDGNWDAGPFGIGYDEDADYDRFLDTNIESETQDENSSFYTRTEFEIANASDVNELMLKMRFDDGFVAFLNGKRIAEANGPNNLRWNSRATRSTDDDNNIHWQEFDLSEHVDMLQSGTNVLAIQGLNVNSDSSDLLVLPELSWRQIGGKISVDSVDFYEGQILDAELIEATFRHQAGTFSPSQPSSNGSQPGQLTVIGAYVMKNEATLEVNVDGKTLDQHDSLIVNGLIQLAGTLSVAVNENGGSYTEPDTAGESDQIILITADNIEGKFDTLLYNDQPLVGHQQAGLFRSLQQSNTEVSLISYRAFHGDADGDGKFNSSDFIQIFQAAEYEDDISQNSDWTEGDWSGDMEFTTEDLVLALQTGRYESDPAFAIAVPEPSSGLWIGFLLVLGCRRHAHRRRNAS
- a CDS encoding PEP-CTERM sorting domain-containing protein; translated protein: MRKIQVLALTLVACVALTSAASATTVITYDPGDGNLNAANAVEGITTLEIKSAGGNFIPANVTGGIILPPFDTITANKLFVLKTDGFNDINFGNVVTPGLNLDQLGADMSIDGSLKQGGGLAGDGPGPSEGLDIVVVPEPGSIALIGFGLLGLLSFRRKR